A window of the Falco rusticolus isolate bFalRus1 chromosome 1, bFalRus1.pri, whole genome shotgun sequence genome harbors these coding sequences:
- the HPD gene encoding 4-hydroxyphenylpyruvate dioxygenase has product MTSYTDKGEKPLRGRFIHFHSITFWVGNAKQAASYYCNKLGFEELAYRGLETGSREVVSHAIRQDKIVFVLSSALNPGNEEMGEHLVKHGDGVKDIAFEVEDCDFIVQKARERGAVVVKEPWVEEDKFGKVKFAVIQTYGDTTHTLIEKLNYKGLFLPGYHPPLFKDPLLPKLPSAKLNFIDHVVGNQPDLQMVPVAEWYQKNLLFHRFWSVDDKQLHTEFSALRSIVVTNYEETIKMPINEPALGKKKSQIQEYVDYYGGAGVQHIALNTSDIISAINNLKQRGMQFMDVPSNYYQTLRERLKTAKIKVKENIDKLAELKILVDFDEKGYLLQIFTKPVQDRPTVFLEVIQRHNHQGFGAGNFKSLFEAIEMDQDARGNLTVLEPNGETKRI; this is encoded by the exons ATG ACGTCTTACACGGACAAGGGTGAAAAG CCCCTGCGAGGCCGCTTCATCCACTTCCACTCCATCACCTTCTGGGTCGGTAATGCCAAGCAG GCTGCATCCTACTACTGCAACAAGCTGGGCTTCGAGGAGCTGGCGTACCGGGGGCTGGAGAcgggcagcagggaggtggtgtCACACGCCATCAGGCAGGACAAG ATCGTGTTTGTTCTCTCGTCTGCTCTCAACCCGGGGAATGAGG AGATGGGGGAGCACCTGGTGAAGCACGGTGATGGGGTGAAGGACATCGCCTTCGAAGTGGAGGACTGCGACTTCATCGTGCAG AAAGCCAGGGAGCGTGGAGCCGTGGTGGTGAAGGAGCCCTGGGTGGAGGAGGACAAATTTGGGAAGGTGAAGTTTGCAGTGATCCAGACG TACGGTGACACCACCCACACCTTGATAGAAAAGCTCAACTACAAGGGCCTCTTCCTACCTGGGTACCACCCGCCCCTCTTCAAGGACCCCCTGCTGCCAAAGTT ACCAAGCGCCAAGCTCAACTTCATCGACCACGTTGTGGGGAACCAGCCTGACCTCCAGATGGTCCCAGTGGCGGAGTG GTACCAGAAGAACCTGCTGTTCCACCGCTTCTGGTCGGTGGATGACAAGCAGCTGCACACCGAGTTCAGTGCCCTGCGTTCCATCGTGGTCACCAACTACGAAGAGACCATTAAGATGCCCATCAACGAGCCGGCGCTTGGCAAGAAGAAATCCCAGATTCAG GAATATGTTGACTACTATGGAGGGGCCGGAGTGCAGCACATCGCGCTGAACACCTCCGACATCATCTCAGCG ATCAACAACCTGAAGCAGCGGGGCATGCAGTTCATGGATGTGCCGTCCAACTACTACCAGACGCTACGGGAGAGGCTGAAAACTGCCAAAATCAAAGTGAAGGAGAATATTGACAAGCTGGCG GAACTGAAAATCCTGGTGGATTTCGATGAGAAAGGCTACTTGCTCCAGATCTTCACCAAACCAGTTCAAGACAGACCCACAGTCTTCCTGGAGGTCATCCAGCGGCATAACCACCAG GGCTTCGGTGCCGGGAACTTCAAGTCTTTGTTTGAAGCAATAGAAATGGATCAAGACGCAAGAGGAAACCTGACCGTCCTGGAGCCCAACGGGGAGACCAAGCGCATCTAG
- the PSMD9 gene encoding 26S proteasome non-ATPase regulatory subunit 9 produces MAQPGGGRPVTVSDVQQLVRRKDELEAQIKACYELLEGQKGVGMHEPLVDAEGFPRADIDLYQVRTARHNVICLQNDHKALMKQVEEALHQLHAREKEKHAKDEAEALAEAMSQSQNLPQAFAKVNTVTPGSPASISGLQVDDEIVEFGSVNVNNFQNLQNIATVVQHSEGRPLSVTVIRSGKKVHVGLTPKRWAGKGLLGCNIIPLQR; encoded by the exons ATGGCGCAGCCGGGCGGGGGCCGCCCCGTCACCGTCAGCGACGTGCAGCAGCTGGTGCGGCGGAAGGACGAGCTGGAGGCGCAGATCAAGGCCTGCTACGAGCTGCTGGAGGGC CAAAAGGGCGTGGGGATGCACGAGCCGCTGGTGGACGCCGAGGGGTTTCCCCGTGCTGACATCGACCTCTACCAAGTGCGCACGGCCCGGCACAACGTCATCT GTTTGCAGAATGATCACAAGGCCCTGATGAAGCAGGTGGAAGAAGCCCTTCACCAACTGCACGCCCGGGAGAAGGAGAAGCACGCCAAGGACGAGGCGGAGGCGCTGGCCGAGGCCATGAGCCAGAGCCAGAACCTGCCACAGGCTTTTGCCAAAGTGAACACGGTGACTCCAGGATCTCCTGCAAGCATCTCC GGACTTCAGGTGGATGATGAGATTGTGGAGTTTGGTTCTGTCAATGTAAACAACTTCCAGAACCTGCAGAACATTGCCACAGTGGTGCAGCACAGTGAAGGG AGACCCCTGAGTGTGACTGTGATCCGCAGCGGCAAAAAAGTGCACGTGGGGCTGACTCCAAAGCGCTGGGCCGGGAAGGGCCTCCTGGG ctgcaatATCATTCCCTTGCAGAGATGA